The following is a genomic window from Xanthocytophaga agilis.
CATAAATTAAATCATAATAGATTGAAGGTAAGCTATCATTATCTGTTCAATACCATTTTGTATGTGTTAAAATCAGGTTGTTCATGGCGTACCTTAAAGCCAGATAATCAATTAGTGACTTGGCAAAATATTTATTATCACTATGCCAAATGGTCAGCCGATGGCAGCTTTGAAAAGCTATTTTCCTCTACCCATCAAATCATGAAAGC
Proteins encoded in this region:
- a CDS encoding transposase, which translates into the protein MNKLPVYISESDFQTYVLPHLSHKLNHNRLKVSYHYLFNTILYVLKSGCSWRTLKPDNQLVTWQNIYYHYAKWSADGSFEKLFSSTHQIMKASLALECIQLECIQLDGTHTPSKKGVKR